One Glycine max cultivar Williams 82 chromosome 4, Glycine_max_v4.0, whole genome shotgun sequence DNA segment encodes these proteins:
- the LOC102668417 gene encoding uncharacterized protein: MAISGVASFQVPLLKGSTYDNWSIKMKAFLGEHDVWEMVGKGYKEPQDETSLSQAQKETLKDSRKRDKKALFLIYQALHDNAFENISNATSAKEAWHKLQTSHKGEDKVKNVCLQTLRGEFESLHMKESESISDYFSRILTVSNQLKRNGKKLEDVRIMEKILCSLDPKFKHIVVTIEETKYLETMMIEQLQGSLQAYKEKRKKKQEITE; this comes from the coding sequence ATGGCAATCAGTGGAGTAGCATCCTTCCAAGTTCCACTTCTAAAGGGGAGCACCTATGACAATTGGAGCATCAAAATGAAGGCCTTTCTTGGAGAACATGATGTTTGGGAAATGGTTGGAAAAGGCTATAAGGAGCCGCAAGATGAGACTTCATTATCCCAAGCACAAAAGGAGACTTTAAAGGATTCAAGAAAGAGAGATAAGAAAGCTCTCTTCCTCATCTATCAAGCATTACATGATAATGCGTTCGAGAATATTTCTAATGCAACATCCGCTAAGGAGGCATGGCATAAGCTTCAAACCTCTCACAAAGGAGAAGACAAAGTAAAGAATGTGTGTCTCCAAACTCTAAGAGGTGAGTTTGAATCCTTACATATGAAAGAGTCAGAGTCCAtttctgattatttttcaagaattcTCACTGTTTCAAATCAACTAAAAAGAAATGGTAAGAAGTTAGAAGATGTAAGAATTATGGAGAAGATATTATGCTCATTAGATCCTAAATTTAAGCACATTGTTGTCACAATCGAGGAAACCAAATATTTAGAAACTATGATGATAGAACAACTTCAAGGATCACTGCAAGCTTATAAGGAGAAGCGTAAGAAGAAGCAAGAGATCACTGAGTAA